A stretch of DNA from Candidatus Palauibacter polyketidifaciens:
TCGGTCCCCCCGTCATTCCATTCATTGAGCGCATGCCAAGCGAAGCCGGCGTGCGCCGCGGCAAAGGCCCCGTTGAGCGCGCCAACCACGGGTTTCGCCCACCCCTCGGGTTTCGCGAGGTGAGTCACCAAGGCCGACCCCGCGGACAGCGGGGCCACATATCGCCAGGTGTTGGACGCCGCATCCCGGGGGCAGAAGCAACCGTCGGCGTAGGCGGGCTGGATCCTCGCGGCCTCATCCAGCGTGAGACCCGTCTCATCGAGCCATTCGGAGAAGCGTGCGTCGCCGGCAAGCTCCCACGCGTACACGTTGTTGTCCGTGCTTGCGACCTCCCGGACGAGATCCTCCCTGCCCGACCTCTGGAGCAGGTAGGCCACCGCGCACGGCGTCCCGTGTTCGTCGACGAAGACGGGCACACGGTCGGCGTGCGTGTGGTTGCGGGGGAACTCGCCCCGCTCCCGGTACTCGCGCAGCCAGTTCAGGGCGGTGTTCCGTCTCTCCCGCTGCGAGGCGCTCAGGGCGTCCGTCGCCCTTCGCCGCAGCACCCCCTCGACGTCGAGCAGGTGCCCGTGAATCCGCCGGGTCTCCAGCACCCCCGGTTCGGCCCGCGCGAACGTGGCCGCCGAGGGCGGCGCCGTCGCGGTGCGGCCGGACGCCTCGTCGCCGGCGTCCCCGGGACCCCCGGAGGCGACGATGAACGTGCACAGAACTCCAATGGCGGCAACGGCTTTCGATGAAGCGGGCATGGTTGCGACTCCCGTGAAGATCCCCCCCTCCCCGGCGTTCGCGCGGAAGGCGCGGCGCCGGGACACCATTTCGGGAGGTACCGGCGGCGGCGGCCGGAGTTCCGCATGGCGCCGACCCTGCGGTCAGGCGAGCGGCATCTCCGTCTGGGCGTGCGAGCCGAGGAGGTCGGTGCGGCCCTCGATGTCGAGGAGAGTGCGCTTGTAGCGGAGTCCGCCGGTGTATCCGCCGAGGGTTCCGTCGGTCCGGACGACCCGGTGGCACGGCACGATGATCGGGACCGGATTGCGGCCGAGCGCGTTGCCCACGGCGCGTGAGGCCTTTGGGCGTCCGATCCGACGCGCGATCTCCGTGTACGTCACCGTCTCGCCGAAACCGAGCCCCGAGGCGGCGTCCAGCACCGCGCGCTGGAAGTCGCCCAGCTCCGTGAGGTCGACGAAGAGATCGAAGCGGGGGCGGCGGCGGCCGAAGTACTCCGTCAGCTGCGCTTCGGCGGAGGCGAGCCGGTCGGTGTCGCACACCACGGGGGTCGACGGATATCGGCGCTCGAGGCCGACCACGAAGGCATCGTCGCCCTCGTCCTGCCACGAGAGCGCGACCAGGCCCTCGGCGCTCGCCGCGATCCGCATGGCGCCGAAGGGCGAATCGAAGCGGCGCCAGCGGATGACGGGACCGTCCCGGAGGCTCTCCGCGGAACGATGCAGGAGCCGGTACTCCGCCGCCCGCTCCCGGAGGTCCGGGCTCGCCGCCAGGTGCTCGGCCGTCTCCTTGGCGGCCTCCGCCTCCGAGTCGCCTAGAATCCATGCGACCAGATCTTCCTCGCTCCGGGTCGTCCCGCGTTCAGTCATATCGGTCCCTCCTCAAGCCACACCTCGGCGAGGTCGCGGCGCAGCTTCTTCATCCCCTGGTAGACGTTGGCCCTCGCGGCCTCGCGAGAAATCCCCATCCGTCGAGCGATCGTCGCGTAATCCACCTCTTCGATCCAGCGGAGCCAGACCGCGTCCCGCTGCCGCCGGGGAAGCTCCGCCACCCCCTTCCGGACGCGCGCCGCGGCGGCCTCCGAAAGCCGGTTCAACGCCGCGTCGGCCGCGGGAGGAGCGCCAGGCTCCACTTCCCCGGAGCGGGCCGCGAGCAACTTCGAGCGGCGGCGGCGCATCGAGATGCGGTCGAGCGCCCGGCGGGTCGCGACCCGGTACAGCCACGCACGCACGTTCACGGCGTCGCCCGCCTCGGGCGGCGCACGAAGCGCCGTCACCCACAGTTCCTGCACGACGTCGCGCGCCTCCTCCGCGTTCCCCAGCATCGCGGCCACATGGCGCTCCAGTTCCCCGCCGTAACGTTCGGACCAGTCGTCCACCCGCCCTCTCCCTTCGTTCTCACCCCCTGGAACGTATCATGTCGAAATCCGTGAAACGGGACCGCCCGCGAACCCACCCGTAATCCCTCGAAGCAGGCCTGAATCTGGCCGCGCGCGCGCGCGAGCCGTACCGTGTGAGCCCGCAGCCCCTACCCGGAGCACTCGGAGGTTTTCTTGAACCCAGAGTTTTCAGTTTCGGTGTCCTGGCCGACCCGCGTCGCGCTCACGCTCATCGCTGCGTCCGCGGCAGCGGCCTGCGCCGGCGATGCCGGAGCCGGGAGCGGCGGCGCGGCGGATGAGGGCCGTGCGGAGACGAGTGCCGTGGCCCGCGACCCGCTCCCGGAAGAGCGGCGCTTCGCGAGTCTCACCCAGCTCACCTTCGAGGGAGAAAACGCCGAGGCTTACTACTCGTCGGACGGACAGCGGCTGATCTTCCAACGCAGCCACGAGGGCGAGTACGAGTGCGACCAGATCTTCACGATGACCGTCGAAGGCGGCGAACGGCGCCTCGTGTCGACCGGGCTCGGCCGGACCACCTGCGGCTACTTTTTTCCGGATGATTCCAGAATCGTCTACAGTTCGACCCACCACGCGGCACCCGGGTGTCCTCCGCCCCCGGACATGCGCCGCGGCTACGTGTGGGCGCTCTACGACTACGACATCTACACGGCGCAGCCCGACGGCTCCGACGTCCGGGTGATTTCTTCGAGCCCCGGGTACGACGCGGAGCCGACCCTCTCTCCCGACGGCTCGCGGATCGTGTTCACCTCCACGCGGGACGGAGACCTGAACATCTACTCGATGAATCCCGACGGCTCCGATGTGCAACAACTGACGGACGAACCGGGATACGATGGCGGCC
This window harbors:
- a CDS encoding methylated-DNA--[protein]-cysteine S-methyltransferase; the protein is MTERGTTRSEEDLVAWILGDSEAEAAKETAEHLAASPDLRERAAEYRLLHRSAESLRDGPVIRWRRFDSPFGAMRIAASAEGLVALSWQDEGDDAFVVGLERRYPSTPVVCDTDRLASAEAQLTEYFGRRRPRFDLFVDLTELGDFQRAVLDAASGLGFGETVTYTEIARRIGRPKASRAVGNALGRNPVPIIVPCHRVVRTDGTLGGYTGGLRYKRTLLDIEGRTDLLGSHAQTEMPLA
- a CDS encoding sigma-70 family RNA polymerase sigma factor; its protein translation is MDDWSERYGGELERHVAAMLGNAEEARDVVQELWVTALRAPPEAGDAVNVRAWLYRVATRRALDRISMRRRRSKLLAARSGEVEPGAPPAADAALNRLSEAAAARVRKGVAELPRRQRDAVWLRWIEEVDYATIARRMGISREAARANVYQGMKKLRRDLAEVWLEEGPI